In the Mastacembelus armatus chromosome 2, fMasArm1.2, whole genome shotgun sequence genome, one interval contains:
- the cd99 gene encoding CD99 molecule isoform X1, with amino-acid sequence MKFCLRIALLVFLVNGTLTQEGFDLSDALEDPPPTPAKPKDKPKAPEKPKTDSDFGLDLEDALGPDPHSKPDKPPVIPPKSGGGDFGLDLEDALGPDPHPKPDKPPVTPPKSGGGGGSFGDSDLFDVSGGDYKPDGGRSGGRAVDPGYDQGGADQPQEAGSGQIAGIVSAIGVALVGAASSYFAYQKKKLCFKLQGGADPESGKGQRITHSEPQVFSDLLRTN; translated from the exons atgAAGTTTTGCTTGAGGATTGCGttacttgtttttcttgttaaTGGAACTTTAACACAGGAAG GATTTGACCTGTCTGACGCCCTCGAGGACCCAC CACCAACGCCTGCAAAACCCAAAGACAAACCAAAGGCCCCAGAGAAGCCTAAAACTGACA gTGACTTTGGATTAGATTTGGAGGATGCTCTAGGTCCAG ACCCCCACTCCAAACCTGATAAACCACCTGTCATCCCACCGAAGAGTGGAGGAG GTGACTTTGGATTAGATTTGGAGGATGCTCTAGGTCCAG ACCCCCACCCCAAACCTGATAAACCACCTGTCACCCCACCGAAGAGTGGAGGAG GTGGTGGATCTTTTGGCGATTCCGACTTGTTTGATGTCAGCGGCGGGGACTACAAGCCTGATGGAGGCCGCTCAGGAG GCCGTGCGGTGGACCCCGGTTACGATCAAG GTGGTGCTGATCAGCCTCAAG AAGCCGGATCCGGACAGATCGCAGGAATCGTCAGCGCCATAGGAGTCGCTCTGGTTGGAGCAGCATCAAGTTATTTTGCCTATCAGAAGAAAAAGCTCTGCTTTAAATTACAAGGGG GTGCGGATCCAGAGAGTGGTAAAGGCCAACGTATTACTCATTCTGAACCTCAAG ttTTCAGCGATCTGCTCAGGACGAACTAG
- the cd99 gene encoding CD99 molecule isoform X2 gives MKFCLRIALLVFLVNGTLTQEGFDLSDALEDPPPTPAKPKDKPKAPEKPKTDSDFGLDLEDALGPDPHSKPDKPPVIPPKSGGGDFGLDLEDALGPDPHPKPDKPPVTPPKSGGGGGSFGDSDLFDVSGGDYKPDGGRSGGRAVDPGYDQGGADQPQDPDLPWDQIVKILNANIPEEFIMWISNLKQMFTPLVETLMNLLQAVQ, from the exons atgAAGTTTTGCTTGAGGATTGCGttacttgtttttcttgttaaTGGAACTTTAACACAGGAAG GATTTGACCTGTCTGACGCCCTCGAGGACCCAC CACCAACGCCTGCAAAACCCAAAGACAAACCAAAGGCCCCAGAGAAGCCTAAAACTGACA gTGACTTTGGATTAGATTTGGAGGATGCTCTAGGTCCAG ACCCCCACTCCAAACCTGATAAACCACCTGTCATCCCACCGAAGAGTGGAGGAG GTGACTTTGGATTAGATTTGGAGGATGCTCTAGGTCCAG ACCCCCACCCCAAACCTGATAAACCACCTGTCACCCCACCGAAGAGTGGAGGAG GTGGTGGATCTTTTGGCGATTCCGACTTGTTTGATGTCAGCGGCGGGGACTACAAGCCTGATGGAGGCCGCTCAGGAG GCCGTGCGGTGGACCCCGGTTACGATCAAG GTGGTGCTGATCAGCCTCAAG ATCCAGACCTTCCATGGGACCAAATCGTGAAGATACTAAATGCTAACATTCCAGAAGAATTCATAATGTGGATATCCAACTTAAAGCAAATGTTTACTCCACTTGTAGAGACGCTCATGAATCTGCTGCAAGCTGTGCAGTAA
- the cd99 gene encoding CD99 molecule isoform X4: MKFCLRIALLVFLVNGTLTQEGFDLSDALEDPPPTPAKPKDKPKAPEKPKTDSDFGLDLEDALGPDPHPKPDKPPVTPPKSGGGGGSFGDSDLFDVSGGDYKPDGGRSGGRAVDPGYDQGGADQPQEAGSGQIAGIVSAIGVALVGAASSYFAYQKKKLCFKLQGGADPESGKGQRITHSEPQVFSDLLRTN, translated from the exons atgAAGTTTTGCTTGAGGATTGCGttacttgtttttcttgttaaTGGAACTTTAACACAGGAAG GATTTGACCTGTCTGACGCCCTCGAGGACCCAC CACCAACGCCTGCAAAACCCAAAGACAAACCAAAGGCCCCAGAGAAGCCTAAAACTGACA gTGACTTTGGATTAGATTTGGAGGATGCTCTAGGTCCAG ACCCCCACCCCAAACCTGATAAACCACCTGTCACCCCACCGAAGAGTGGAGGAG GTGGTGGATCTTTTGGCGATTCCGACTTGTTTGATGTCAGCGGCGGGGACTACAAGCCTGATGGAGGCCGCTCAGGAG GCCGTGCGGTGGACCCCGGTTACGATCAAG GTGGTGCTGATCAGCCTCAAG AAGCCGGATCCGGACAGATCGCAGGAATCGTCAGCGCCATAGGAGTCGCTCTGGTTGGAGCAGCATCAAGTTATTTTGCCTATCAGAAGAAAAAGCTCTGCTTTAAATTACAAGGGG GTGCGGATCCAGAGAGTGGTAAAGGCCAACGTATTACTCATTCTGAACCTCAAG ttTTCAGCGATCTGCTCAGGACGAACTAG
- the cd99 gene encoding CD99 molecule isoform X3: MKFCLRIALLVFLVNGTLTQEGFDLSDALEDPPPTPAKPKDKPKAPEKPKTDSDFGLDLEDALGPDPHSKPDKPPVIPPKSGGGGGSFGDSDLFDVSGGDYKPDGGRSGGRAVDPGYDQGGADQPQEAGSGQIAGIVSAIGVALVGAASSYFAYQKKKLCFKLQGGADPESGKGQRITHSEPQVFSDLLRTN; this comes from the exons atgAAGTTTTGCTTGAGGATTGCGttacttgtttttcttgttaaTGGAACTTTAACACAGGAAG GATTTGACCTGTCTGACGCCCTCGAGGACCCAC CACCAACGCCTGCAAAACCCAAAGACAAACCAAAGGCCCCAGAGAAGCCTAAAACTGACA gTGACTTTGGATTAGATTTGGAGGATGCTCTAGGTCCAG ACCCCCACTCCAAACCTGATAAACCACCTGTCATCCCACCGAAGAGTGGAGGAG GTGGTGGATCTTTTGGCGATTCCGACTTGTTTGATGTCAGCGGCGGGGACTACAAGCCTGATGGAGGCCGCTCAGGAG GCCGTGCGGTGGACCCCGGTTACGATCAAG GTGGTGCTGATCAGCCTCAAG AAGCCGGATCCGGACAGATCGCAGGAATCGTCAGCGCCATAGGAGTCGCTCTGGTTGGAGCAGCATCAAGTTATTTTGCCTATCAGAAGAAAAAGCTCTGCTTTAAATTACAAGGGG GTGCGGATCCAGAGAGTGGTAAAGGCCAACGTATTACTCATTCTGAACCTCAAG ttTTCAGCGATCTGCTCAGGACGAACTAG